A single region of the Thunnus maccoyii chromosome 10, fThuMac1.1, whole genome shotgun sequence genome encodes:
- the plekha8 gene encoding pleckstrin homology domain-containing family A member 8 — protein MEGMLYKWTNYISGWQPRWFVLDGGTLSYYDSQEDAWKGCKGSIKISVCEIQVHSSDSTRVDLTIPGEQYFYLRAINAAERQKWLVALGTAKACLTDNRTKREKELQENTEALKTKMSELRLYCDLLLQQVNKIKENDELGDTAETGIDTGNMVKSTCTTFLKTLEECMQIANRTFSTDMATQSPPGSPPVAAIKPQKIKPVNQLNQNLGEKWRDLSETTGEAIAHDNQSLDSGAEGPDEPDRPEHHPSPSDIDAANGNSSVQEEQVDPSLHTTQNTSETKHYDQPAEGDEENDTDDQKDTKQEQKHKVDQSEEHDNNSEEENAVQPQQQQEAVPDQDEQDEQDEQYEQDEVQHEGETSRDSTEPEDTEQVETFFSTMSHRFSDLRLDDDNGIPTQEFLDSCYAIVPVLDKLGSTVFAPVKMDFVGNIKKIQQKLMSDPDSFPTLQSIVLHEVQADVTQVRNSATEALLWLRRGLKFLKEFLSEINAGEQDIQGALNNAYGKTLRQYHGWVVRGVFALALRAAPSYQSFAAALVSREGDELKSGFKSGMHRDLDVYLPAMQKQLAILDALYEEYNLESDEVV, from the exons ATGGAGGGAATGCTGTATAAGTGGACCAATTACATAAGCG GTTGGCAACCTCGTTGGTTTGTGCTAGATGGAGGAACTTTGTCTTACTATGACTCTCAAGAAGATGCCTGGAAAGGTTGCAAGGGCAGCattaaaatttcagtttgtgaaaTACAAG tTCATTCCTCTGACTCGACACGAGTGGACCTGACCATACCTGGAGAGCAGTACTTTTACCTCAGAGCCATTAATGCAGCAGAGAGGCAAAAATGGCTGGTGGCACTGGGAACAGCCAAAGCTTGCCTTACAGACAACCGAACTAAGAGAGAAAAAG AACTCCAAGAGAACACAGAGGCGCTGAAAACTAAGATGTCAGAACTCAGATTGTACTGTGACCTTCTTCTCCAACAAGTAAACAAGATCAAGGAGAATGATGAGCTAGGAGACACAGCGGAG ACAGGCATAGACACTGGAAACATGGTGAAATCTACATGCACCACTTTCCTTAAGACTCTAGAGGAATGCATGCAGATAGCGAATCGTACTTTCAGTACGGATATGGCAACACAGAGTCCACCAGGATCTCCCCCAGTAGCAGCCATTAAACCTCAGAAG ATTAAACCTGTCAATCAGTTAAATCAGAACCTTGGAGAAAA ATGGAGAGATTTGTCTGAAACCACAGGAGAAGCAATTGCACATGACAACCAGAGCCTAGACTCTGGAGCAGAGGGGCCAGATGAACCAGACAGACCGGAACACCATCCCTCCCCATCAG ACATTGATGCAGCCAATGGCAACAGCTCAGTCCAGGAGGAGCAGGTTGATCCTTCCCTACACACTACCCAGAATACCTCTGAGACTAAACACTACGACCAACCGGCAGAGGGGGATGAGGAGAACGACACTGATGATCAAAAGGACACAAAACAAGAGCAGAAGCACAAAGTGGACCAAAGTGAAGAGCACGACAACAATAGCGAAGAAGAGAACGCTGTCCAGCCCCAGCAGCAACAGGAAGCTGTTCCAGACCAAGACGAGCAAGATGAGCAAGATGAGCAATATGAGCAAGACGAGGTTCAGCATGAAGGAGAGACGTCCAGAGATTCAACAGAGccagaagacacagagcaggtgGAAACTTTCTTCAGCACAATGAGTCACAG atttagtgATTTAAGACTGGACGACGACAATGGTATCCCCACACAAGAGTTTTTGGACTCATGCTATGCAATAGTGCCTGTATTAG acAAGCTGGGGTCCACAGTGTTTGCACCAGTTAAAATGGATTTTGTTGGAAATATCAAG AAAATTCAGCAGAAGCTGATGTCAGACCCCGACAGTTTTCCCACACTACAGTCCATCGTGCTGCATGAAGTTCAGGCAGACGTCACCCAGGTGCGCAACTCTGCCACTGAGGCCCTGCTGTGGCTCAGGCGAGGCCTGAAGTTCCTCAAGGAGTTTCTGTCAGAAATCAACGCAGGAGAACAAGACATCCAGGGTGCCCTCA ACAATGCCTATGGAAAGACTCTTCGACAGTACCATGGATGGGTTGTGCGAGGTGTATTTGCT TTGGCACTGAGAGCTGCCCCATCTTATCAAAGTTTCGCTGCTGCTTTAGTGTCCAGAGAAGGTGACGAGCTGAAGAGCGGCTTCAAAAGCGGCATGCACAGGGACCTGGATGTGTACCTGCCTGCTATGCAGAAGCAG
- the fkbp14 gene encoding peptidyl-prolyl cis-trans isomerase FKBP14 yields the protein MIFFSICSILPSLFAFATGGKLPEPEVKIEVIQKPFMCYRKTKYGDMLLVHYEGYLESNGTMFHSSRKHGDKNPVWFTLGIREVIKGWDKGLQNMCTGEHRKLTVPPSLAYGKEGKGQIPPGSTLIFDIELMEIRNGPRSHETFREMDLNDDWKLSRQEVKEYLKKEYEKHGYSPNDTEHEAMIDDIFKNEDEDEDGFISTREFTYQHDEL from the exons atgatctttttttctatttgttcgATACTGCCATCGCTGTTTGCGTTTGCAACCGGGGGGAAACTACCTGAGCCAGAAGTCAAAATTGAAGTTATACAAAAACCCTTTATGTGTTACCGTAAGACAAAATATGGAGATATGCTTCTTGTACATTACGAGGGATACTTGGAGAGTAATGGCACCATGTTTCATTCCAG CCGCAAGCATGGGGATAAAAATCCAGTATGGTTCACACTTGGGATCCGAGAGGTGATCAAGGGCTGGGATAAGGGTCTGCAGAACATGTGCACAGGAGAGCACCGAAAACTGACTGTCCCTCCATCTCTGGCATATGGCAAGGAAGGAAAAG GCCAGATCCCTCCAGGCAGTACCCTAATTTTCGACATTGAGCTCATGGAGATCCGAAATGGTCCCAGGTCACATGAAACTTTCCGGGAGATGGATCTCAATGATGACTGGAAACTCTCCAGACAGGAG GTGAAAGAGTACTTAAAGAAGGAGTATGAGAAACATGGATACTCACCCAACGACACAGAACATGAAGCAATGATAGATGATATCTTCAAaaatgaggatgaggatgaagatggtTTCATATCAACCAGGGAATTCACCTACCAACATGATGAACTTTAA